One part of the Ralstonia pickettii genome encodes these proteins:
- the phcB gene encoding class I SAM-dependent methyltransferase PhcB, protein MYSPNQIDPAVSFRNSQGQQVRGTIITLQRRALVMEIYNPYSIVQVSEVLSELAIKMGTRQAYLGKAVVISLVNTGLTAVVSLTLIDEWRELSEVADTPASVGEEARTFVQEWQERFRIHRDYQIVVNEMRAFLAEVSRWVEQVDLSKTLPREDNKLRMDVFQELAEPIMLKLKGYMDGLESEAGKVEAELAPAHRTFAQAALHPLLLRAPFIYRTYTKPLGYAGDYEMVNQILSDPREGPNTYFQIVNAAFLRTDVAEAHRNRIDILVQYLSDLAAQAKAAGRTFKVLNVGCGPAVEIQRFIQQHPEPSLLAFELVDFSEETLDYTREQMRRAMDRARKTVTVDFVHESVHQLLKRRITADSPQAGDCDAVYCAGLFDYLSNKVCQRLLAYFASRTRQGGAILATNVHSNNPMRFVMEHVLEWYLVYRDEPLMAELLPEGSHDARVYTDVTGVNVFAQASVAGLAKSAA, encoded by the coding sequence GTGTACTCACCCAACCAAATCGATCCCGCGGTCAGCTTCCGCAACTCACAGGGTCAGCAGGTCCGCGGCACCATCATCACGCTGCAGCGGCGTGCCCTGGTGATGGAGATCTACAACCCCTACTCGATCGTGCAGGTGAGCGAGGTGCTGTCCGAACTCGCGATCAAGATGGGGACGCGGCAAGCCTATCTCGGCAAGGCGGTAGTGATCAGCCTGGTGAACACGGGCCTGACCGCCGTCGTCTCGCTCACCCTGATCGACGAATGGCGCGAGCTGTCGGAAGTGGCCGACACGCCGGCCTCGGTGGGCGAAGAAGCGCGAACGTTCGTGCAGGAATGGCAGGAGCGCTTCCGCATCCACCGTGACTATCAGATCGTCGTCAACGAGATGCGCGCGTTCCTGGCCGAGGTGTCTCGCTGGGTGGAACAGGTGGATCTGTCGAAGACCTTGCCGCGCGAAGACAACAAGCTGCGCATGGATGTCTTCCAGGAGCTGGCCGAGCCGATCATGCTCAAGCTCAAGGGCTACATGGACGGGCTAGAGTCGGAAGCGGGCAAGGTCGAGGCCGAGCTCGCTCCTGCACACCGCACGTTCGCGCAAGCGGCGCTGCATCCGCTGCTGTTGCGCGCGCCGTTCATCTATCGCACGTACACAAAGCCTCTTGGTTATGCGGGCGATTATGAAATGGTCAACCAGATCCTCTCCGACCCGCGTGAAGGTCCGAACACCTACTTCCAGATCGTCAACGCCGCTTTTTTGCGCACCGACGTGGCTGAGGCGCACCGTAATCGCATCGACATTCTTGTGCAGTATCTGAGCGACCTCGCTGCGCAAGCCAAGGCGGCAGGCCGAACGTTCAAGGTGCTGAACGTGGGCTGCGGGCCGGCGGTGGAGATTCAGCGCTTCATTCAGCAGCATCCCGAGCCGTCGTTGCTGGCGTTCGAGCTGGTGGACTTCAGCGAGGAGACGCTCGACTACACCCGCGAGCAGATGCGCCGCGCGATGGACCGCGCGCGCAAGACCGTCACCGTCGATTTCGTGCATGAATCGGTGCACCAGCTGCTTAAGCGGCGCATCACGGCCGACAGCCCGCAAGCCGGCGATTGCGATGCGGTGTATTGCGCCGGCCTGTTCGACTATCTGTCGAACAAGGTCTGCCAGCGCCTGCTCGCCTACTTTGCTTCGCGCACCCGCCAGGGCGGCGCCATTCTTGCGACCAACGTGCACAGCAACAACCCGATGCGGTTCGTCATGGAGCACGTGCTGGAGTGGTACCTCGTCTATCGCGATGAACCGCTGATGGCCGAGCTGCTGCCCGAAGGCTCGCACGACGCGCGTGTCTATACCGACGTGACCGGCGTCAACGTATTCGCCCAGGCCAGCGTGGCCGGGCTTGCCAAATCCGCCGCATAA
- a CDS encoding LPS-assembly lipoprotein LptE, with amino-acid sequence MSLSRGLSRRGFARTALALAIALPALSACGFHMRGNTDFAFKRLYINLPQNSQMRAQLRRLIDNGSDTVIVSDKKDADALLDVLAEDRVKTISSLTPQGVVREYRITYRFRFQLRDAHDNLLIPPSEITQFRDLSYNETQVLAKDYEEAALYRDMQGDTINQLVRRLGAVKLPS; translated from the coding sequence ATGTCGTTGTCCCGAGGTTTGTCCCGCCGCGGCTTTGCTCGCACTGCCCTTGCCCTGGCGATCGCGCTGCCCGCACTGTCCGCCTGCGGCTTTCACATGCGGGGCAATACCGACTTCGCGTTCAAGCGGCTGTACATCAACTTGCCGCAGAACTCGCAGATGCGCGCGCAGTTGCGTCGGTTGATCGACAACGGCTCCGACACCGTCATCGTGTCGGACAAGAAAGACGCCGACGCGCTGCTCGACGTGCTGGCCGAAGACCGCGTGAAGACCATCTCGTCGCTCACCCCGCAGGGTGTGGTGCGCGAGTACCGCATCACGTACCGCTTCCGCTTCCAGCTGCGCGATGCGCACGACAACCTGCTGATCCCGCCGTCGGAAATCACGCAGTTCCGCGATCTCTCGTACAACGAGACGCAGGTGCTCGCCAAGGACTACGAAGAAGCGGCGCTCTACAGAGACATGCAGGGCGATACGATCAACCAGCTCGTGCGGCGCCTGGGTGCCGTGAAGCTGCCGTCGTAA
- the holA gene encoding DNA polymerase III subunit delta — MQLRLDALEGHLKQATAKGLAPLYVVHGDEHLLALEAVDALRQAARAQGFTEREVMSVERGFSWSRVTEAQQSMSLFGDRKIVELRIPSGKPGKDGGEALRALAAGTPSGPATDTVTLITLPRLDFATAKSAWFAALEGAGVSIKVDSVDRTKLPGWIGERLARQQQRVEPGEPGRRALQFIADRVEGNLLAAHQEIQKLGLLHPPGVLTFDDVHDAVLNVARYDVFKLSEAMLAGDVPRLVRMLEGLRGEGEATVLVLWTLTEEIRVLSKIASGAAQGKPVASMLRELRVWGPRERLVPQAAQRLSQRELEGALSMAAKLDRQVKGLREPSLPAEPWDGLLQLAMRIARPGSLPVPA; from the coding sequence ATGCAATTGCGGCTCGATGCGCTCGAAGGTCATCTGAAGCAGGCCACTGCCAAGGGGCTCGCGCCGCTGTACGTGGTGCATGGCGACGAGCACCTGCTGGCGCTGGAAGCCGTCGACGCACTGCGGCAGGCCGCGCGCGCGCAGGGTTTTACCGAGCGCGAGGTGATGAGCGTCGAGCGCGGTTTCTCGTGGTCGCGCGTGACCGAGGCGCAGCAGTCGATGTCGCTGTTCGGAGATCGCAAGATCGTCGAGCTGCGCATTCCGTCGGGCAAGCCCGGCAAGGATGGCGGCGAAGCACTGCGCGCATTGGCTGCGGGCACGCCGTCCGGGCCGGCCACCGACACCGTCACGCTCATTACCCTGCCGCGCCTGGATTTTGCGACCGCCAAGTCGGCGTGGTTTGCGGCGCTGGAAGGCGCCGGCGTGTCGATCAAGGTCGATTCGGTGGATCGCACCAAGCTGCCCGGTTGGATTGGCGAGCGCCTGGCGCGCCAGCAGCAGCGTGTGGAGCCTGGTGAGCCCGGCCGGCGCGCCCTCCAGTTCATTGCCGACCGTGTGGAGGGCAATCTGCTGGCCGCGCATCAGGAAATCCAGAAGCTCGGTCTGCTGCATCCGCCCGGTGTGCTGACGTTCGACGATGTGCACGATGCCGTGCTCAATGTGGCCCGGTACGACGTCTTCAAGCTGTCCGAAGCCATGCTGGCGGGCGATGTGCCGCGCCTGGTACGCATGCTCGAAGGGCTGCGGGGCGAGGGCGAAGCGACGGTCCTGGTCCTCTGGACGTTGACGGAAGAAATTCGCGTATTATCAAAAATCGCCTCGGGCGCGGCCCAGGGCAAGCCAGTGGCGTCCATGCTGCGGGAGCTTCGCGTCTGGGGCCCACGCGAGCGGCTGGTGCCGCAGGCTGCGCAGCGGTTGTCACAGCGCGAGCTGGAGGGAGCGCTCTCGATGGCTGCCAAGCTTGATCGGCAGGTCAAGGGATTGCGCGAACCATCGCTGCCCGCCGAGCCCTGGGATGGCCTGCTGCAACTGGCGATGCGCATCGCGCGGCCGGGCAGCCTTCCGGTGCCGGCTTGA
- a CDS encoding THUMP domain-containing class I SAM-dependent RNA methyltransferase — translation MATAYFAPCPRGLEQALADELAEIAIRPEVDELAAFEVGRTVPGGVHFFGTQGAAYAVNLHSRIASRVLMRLGSRGYRSEDDIYALAAAQRWEDYFTPDEMIRVDVTAHKSPLQSLKFVGLRVKDGVCDRFRQRMGARPSVDTVSPDVRIYAYLTETDCTIYLDTTGEPLFKRGWRQEKGEAPLKENLAAGILRLTGWTGAHGMPFYDPMCGSGTFLVEAAQRALGIAPGGQRAFACEWLQDHDAKCFKRLREAAADAAAASMRRTPPLVAGADISTDMLAYAAANWQRAGLPGEPVLKQVDARFGKPPFEVAGVLLMNPPYGERIAVRGAHGSRRRRSEGEGEEDGTVFERASRAMGAPRDDGRRPVRELRQPEPPPPVDPEEEAAANEFAQAFAGTLKREFAGWKAFVFTGDLSMPRRMRLKESQRTPLYNGNIECRLFRFDMVKGGMRDRPERPERPANGDASNDNADA, via the coding sequence ATGGCAACTGCTTACTTCGCGCCATGCCCCCGTGGGCTGGAACAGGCGCTGGCCGATGAACTGGCCGAAATCGCCATCCGCCCCGAGGTCGATGAGCTGGCCGCGTTCGAGGTGGGCCGCACCGTACCGGGCGGCGTGCACTTCTTCGGCACGCAGGGCGCGGCATATGCTGTCAACCTGCACAGCCGCATTGCCAGCCGCGTGCTGATGCGCCTGGGGTCGCGCGGGTATCGCTCCGAGGACGATATCTACGCGCTGGCCGCAGCGCAGCGCTGGGAAGACTATTTCACGCCCGACGAGATGATCCGCGTGGACGTGACCGCGCACAAATCGCCGTTGCAGAGCCTGAAGTTTGTCGGCCTGCGCGTGAAGGACGGGGTGTGTGACCGCTTCCGCCAGCGCATGGGCGCGCGCCCCAGCGTGGATACCGTCTCGCCGGACGTGCGCATCTACGCATACCTGACCGAGACCGATTGCACGATCTATCTCGATACCACCGGCGAGCCGCTCTTCAAGCGCGGCTGGCGCCAGGAAAAGGGCGAGGCGCCGCTGAAGGAGAACCTCGCCGCCGGCATCCTGCGCCTGACGGGCTGGACGGGTGCCCACGGCATGCCGTTCTACGATCCGATGTGCGGCAGCGGCACGTTCCTCGTCGAAGCTGCACAACGTGCACTGGGCATTGCACCGGGCGGGCAACGCGCCTTCGCCTGCGAGTGGTTGCAGGACCACGATGCCAAATGCTTCAAGCGTCTGCGCGAAGCCGCTGCGGATGCGGCCGCCGCGTCCATGCGCCGTACGCCGCCATTGGTGGCCGGCGCGGACATTTCCACCGATATGCTGGCCTATGCCGCCGCGAATTGGCAGCGCGCCGGTCTGCCCGGCGAGCCGGTGCTCAAGCAGGTCGATGCACGCTTCGGCAAGCCGCCGTTTGAGGTAGCCGGCGTGTTGTTGATGAACCCGCCGTACGGTGAGCGTATCGCCGTGCGCGGTGCACACGGTTCACGCCGCCGCCGGTCGGAAGGCGAGGGCGAGGAGGATGGCACCGTGTTCGAGCGTGCCAGCCGCGCCATGGGTGCCCCGCGCGACGATGGCCGCCGTCCGGTGCGCGAACTGCGCCAGCCCGAGCCACCGCCCCCGGTCGACCCGGAGGAAGAGGCCGCCGCCAACGAATTTGCGCAGGCCTTTGCCGGCACGCTCAAGCGTGAATTCGCCGGCTGGAAGGCATTCGTCTTCACTGGCGATCTCTCGATGCCGCGTCGGATGCGGCTCAAGGAATCGCAGCGTACGCCGCTGTACAACGGCAACATCGAGTGCCGCCTGTTCCGCTTCGACATGGTGAAGGGCGGCATGCGTGATCGACCGGAGCGGCCCGAGCGGCCCGCAAATGGCGATGCCTCAAACGACAACGCCGACGCGTAA
- a CDS encoding CopD family protein translates to MLWVKAFHIVFIASWFAGLFYLPRIFVNLAMETERAAITRLLIMARKLFRFTTILAIVAILLGLWLFLGYRIGLYPPNGWMHAKLALVLVTIGYHHGCGVLLRKFEAGANKRSHKFYRWFNELPVLLLLAITILVVVKPF, encoded by the coding sequence ATGCTCTGGGTCAAAGCCTTTCACATCGTCTTCATTGCGTCGTGGTTTGCCGGGCTGTTCTATCTGCCGCGCATCTTCGTCAACCTGGCAATGGAAACCGAGCGCGCGGCCATCACGCGCCTGCTGATCATGGCGCGCAAGCTGTTCCGCTTTACGACCATCCTGGCAATTGTCGCGATCCTGCTGGGGCTGTGGCTGTTCCTGGGTTATCGCATTGGACTGTATCCGCCCAACGGCTGGATGCACGCAAAGCTCGCGCTGGTGCTCGTGACGATCGGATACCACCATGGCTGCGGCGTGCTGCTGCGCAAGTTCGAGGCGGGCGCCAACAAGCGCTCCCACAAGTTCTACCGCTGGTTCAATGAACTGCCGGTGCTGTTGTTGCTGGCGATTACGATCCTGGTGGTCGTGAAGCCATTCTGA
- a CDS encoding response regulator — MQQDSALPVYFHPTLTVVVDDSQSFVESLGFQMDPSRALLAFNDPEEALAWLRQWHSLRMPGFLPVRVTHDDLTFSTERRTIQLDVDRVYRQIHEVNRFLQPSVIVVDYSMPRMNGLEFCAKLKDLPCMTILLTGMADENIAVQGFNDGLIDRYIKKDNPAMAERLSAEIEALQVRYFSNLSSTLRDLLSRHSFSFLSDAAITRLVRELSTRYRFIEYYLYPHPAGVLLLTADGRATLMVIETNASMLTHLENAEAYNAPDALLKGLHDKQIVPFFWPGDGMYTPACVEWEQYCLPAEVCQGREPYYYALFDMPSHLLPAQVYSYTQFLTNYKQDPDTLTGRKSR, encoded by the coding sequence ATGCAACAGGACAGCGCCCTGCCGGTCTATTTCCACCCCACCCTGACGGTGGTGGTCGACGACAGCCAATCGTTCGTGGAAAGCCTTGGGTTCCAGATGGACCCATCGCGTGCGCTGCTGGCCTTCAACGACCCGGAAGAGGCGCTGGCGTGGCTGCGCCAGTGGCATTCGCTGCGCATGCCGGGTTTTCTGCCGGTACGCGTCACCCACGACGATCTGACGTTCTCGACCGAGCGCCGCACGATCCAGCTCGACGTCGACCGCGTCTACCGCCAGATCCACGAGGTCAACCGCTTCCTGCAGCCTTCCGTCATCGTCGTGGATTACTCCATGCCGCGCATGAACGGGCTGGAGTTTTGCGCGAAGCTCAAAGATTTGCCATGCATGACGATCCTGCTCACCGGCATGGCCGACGAGAACATCGCCGTGCAGGGTTTCAACGACGGCCTGATCGACCGCTACATCAAGAAAGACAATCCGGCGATGGCCGAGCGGCTCAGCGCGGAAATCGAGGCATTGCAGGTTCGCTACTTCAGCAACCTGTCGAGCACACTGCGCGATCTGCTGTCGCGCCACTCGTTCAGCTTCCTCTCAGACGCGGCGATCACACGGCTCGTGCGGGAACTGTCCACGCGGTACCGCTTCATCGAGTACTACCTGTATCCGCACCCCGCCGGCGTGCTGCTGCTCACGGCCGATGGGCGGGCGACACTCATGGTCATCGAGACCAACGCGAGCATGCTCACGCACCTTGAAAACGCCGAGGCCTACAACGCGCCCGACGCGCTGCTCAAGGGACTGCACGACAAGCAGATCGTCCCGTTCTTCTGGCCCGGCGACGGCATGTACACCCCGGCCTGCGTCGAATGGGAACAATATTGCCTGCCTGCAGAGGTGTGCCAAGGGCGCGAGCCGTACTACTACGCGCTGTTCGACATGCCCAGCCATCTGCTGCCGGCGCAGGTCTACAGCTACACCCAGTTCCTTACCAACTATAAGCAGGACCCGGATACGCTCACCGGCCGCAAATCACGCTGA
- a CDS encoding response regulator — protein MTNPGGHMPTNPPKILYVDDETLALTYFGRAIGSLAPVVTATSVEEGKRMLDQHAATLGVLVSDQRMPGELGNELLRYARERYPHLVRILTTAYSEIEDTVEAVNQGQIHRYIKKPWDITALRVELKQALEFSDLRRERDALLREKMTVRQSQTLTHRIGALQTLYLAVSGLSSFSAVNDYLRAAAAVGLQSLAQPDWAMKDYTELVGEESLRTGEFSNAVRQAYLDLSSRFDSKPAAQALEVLAEVLDGKVTPSGSDAAAVVDLTTLTEFLEAASTHKVSDAHAKWLAFLLWLDGKGWSLTAERNGETVRLGLLDNQTQLTPDQLAAWMEHFQGQQAA, from the coding sequence ATGACCAATCCCGGGGGCCACATGCCCACTAACCCGCCCAAGATCCTGTACGTGGACGATGAGACATTGGCGCTGACTTACTTCGGCCGTGCCATCGGATCACTGGCGCCGGTCGTCACCGCCACCTCGGTCGAAGAAGGCAAGCGCATGCTCGACCAGCACGCCGCCACACTCGGTGTGCTCGTGTCGGACCAGCGCATGCCCGGTGAACTCGGCAACGAACTGCTGCGCTATGCACGCGAGCGCTATCCGCACCTCGTGCGCATTCTGACGACGGCATACTCCGAGATCGAAGACACGGTGGAGGCTGTCAACCAGGGGCAGATTCACCGCTACATCAAGAAGCCGTGGGACATCACCGCGCTGCGCGTGGAGCTGAAGCAGGCATTGGAGTTCTCCGATCTGCGCCGCGAGCGCGACGCACTGCTACGCGAGAAGATGACCGTGCGCCAAAGCCAGACGCTGACGCATCGCATCGGGGCGCTGCAGACGCTGTACCTGGCGGTATCGGGGCTGTCATCGTTCAGCGCCGTCAACGATTACCTGCGTGCTGCCGCAGCGGTGGGTCTGCAATCGCTGGCACAGCCCGACTGGGCGATGAAGGACTACACCGAATTGGTCGGCGAAGAAAGCCTGCGCACCGGGGAATTCAGCAACGCGGTGCGGCAGGCCTATCTCGACCTGTCGTCGCGCTTTGACAGCAAGCCGGCGGCCCAGGCGTTGGAGGTGTTGGCCGAGGTGCTGGACGGCAAGGTCACACCCTCCGGCAGCGATGCTGCGGCGGTGGTCGATCTCACCACCCTGACGGAATTCCTGGAAGCCGCGTCCACGCACAAGGTGTCGGACGCGCATGCCAAGTGGCTCGCGTTCCTGCTGTGGCTCGATGGCAAGGGTTGGTCACTGACCGCCGAGCGCAACGGCGAGACGGTCAGGCTGGGCCTGCTCGACAACCAGACGCAGCTCACGCCGGATCAACTCGCGGCGTGGATGGAGCATTTCCAAGGTCAGCAGGCCGCCTGA
- a CDS encoding sensor histidine kinase, translating to MEPITHRGYQAELKQFRLVFSRMAAVTGIVLVLAGVGLDYGMYVDKLWLFASLRVITSLIMFAALLVLYTRWGEEHVQSLTFFWLICPQIMISWMIYDTEGASSPYYSGLNLAIYAVGMVMPIGFLQAVLFGTCTYIFWVIACTLHPGGIQSREIFIVHSLFILFSIATSTLYTYFNERGRFQLFRLKEEVAQKNEQLAQTNQNLTDIKGQLLQQEKMAAIGTLSAGLLHEINNPVNFCLMAIAVAQEDPTAKSSPMLLECLNDAKEGMQRVQHIVSDLKTFAYRSPEKGEANAPFLAEKAIDSAIRLTSHELRGVALERKLPADTLVRGDEAAIIGVLINLLSNAALALQKVQRENPRIEIAGEWIEDRLHVVVTDNGPGISEKNLSRVFEPFFTTRDVGKGLGLGLSISYSVIQRHGGTLAVTSKEGEWARFTFDLPRSE from the coding sequence ATGGAGCCCATTACACATCGCGGATACCAAGCCGAGCTCAAGCAGTTCCGGCTCGTCTTCAGCCGCATGGCCGCCGTCACGGGCATCGTGCTGGTGCTGGCAGGCGTCGGGCTGGACTACGGCATGTATGTCGACAAGCTCTGGCTGTTCGCTTCGCTGCGGGTCATCACGTCGCTCATCATGTTCGCCGCGCTGCTTGTGCTCTACACGCGCTGGGGCGAAGAGCATGTGCAGAGCCTGACGTTCTTCTGGCTGATCTGCCCCCAGATCATGATCTCGTGGATGATCTACGACACCGAGGGCGCCAGTTCTCCTTATTACTCGGGGCTGAACCTGGCGATCTACGCGGTGGGCATGGTCATGCCGATCGGCTTTCTGCAGGCCGTGCTGTTCGGCACCTGCACGTACATCTTCTGGGTGATCGCTTGCACGCTGCATCCCGGCGGCATCCAGTCGCGCGAAATCTTCATCGTGCATTCGCTGTTCATCCTGTTCTCGATCGCAACGAGCACGCTATATACGTACTTCAATGAGCGCGGACGCTTCCAGCTCTTCCGGCTCAAGGAAGAAGTGGCGCAGAAGAACGAGCAGCTGGCGCAGACCAATCAGAACCTCACCGATATCAAGGGCCAGCTCCTGCAGCAGGAAAAGATGGCCGCCATCGGCACGCTGTCTGCAGGCCTGCTGCATGAGATCAACAACCCCGTCAATTTCTGCCTGATGGCGATTGCCGTGGCGCAGGAAGACCCGACCGCAAAGAGCAGCCCGATGCTGCTCGAATGTCTGAACGATGCCAAGGAAGGCATGCAGCGTGTTCAGCACATCGTGTCGGACCTCAAGACTTTCGCCTACCGCAGTCCCGAGAAAGGCGAAGCCAATGCGCCGTTCCTGGCCGAGAAGGCCATCGACTCGGCCATCCGCCTGACGAGCCACGAGTTGCGCGGCGTGGCGCTCGAACGCAAGCTGCCGGCCGACACGCTCGTGCGCGGCGACGAGGCGGCCATCATCGGCGTGCTGATCAACCTGCTGTCGAACGCCGCGCTTGCGCTGCAAAAGGTGCAGCGCGAGAACCCACGCATCGAAATTGCCGGTGAGTGGATCGAAGATCGCCTGCACGTCGTGGTAACCGACAACGGCCCCGGCATCTCCGAGAAGAACCTATCGCGCGTGTTCGAGCCGTTTTTCACCACGCGCGACGTCGGCAAGGGGCTGGGCCTCGGCCTGTCGATCAGCTACAGCGTGATCCAGCGGCACGGCGGCACCCTGGCGGTGACGAGCAAGGAAGGCGAATGGGCGCGCTTCACATTCGATCTGCCGCGCTCGGAGTAG
- a CDS encoding glutamate-5-semialdehyde dehydrogenase, producing MKQLDVNEYMALVGRQARTASRGMARAGTAQKNRALLHIAAAVRRDAAKLKEINARDVERARANGHDAAFIDRLTLTDRAIDTMAAGLEQIAALPDPIGEISNMKFRPTGIQVGQMRVPLGVIGIIYESRPNVTVDAAALCIKSGNATILRGGSEAIESNGALAALIEEGLAEAGLPANAVQVVATTDRAAVGKLITMTEYVDVIVPRGGKSLIARLIEEARVPMIKHLDGICHVYIDADADIEKAVRVCDNAKTQRYAPCNTMETLLVSRDVAARALPPLARIYQDKGVELRVCPATRATLEAAGFGNLKDAVEADWHTEYLAPILSIRTVDGLDAAIEHINTYGSAHTDSIITENYSTGMRFLREVDSASVMINASTRFADGFEYGLGAEIGISNDKLHARGPVGLEGLTSLKYVVFGHGEIRT from the coding sequence ATGAAGCAGCTCGACGTGAATGAATACATGGCCCTGGTCGGCCGTCAGGCGCGCACTGCCTCGCGCGGCATGGCACGCGCCGGCACTGCGCAAAAGAACCGCGCGCTGTTGCATATTGCGGCCGCTGTCCGTCGCGATGCCGCCAAGCTCAAAGAGATCAACGCCCGCGACGTCGAGCGTGCCCGCGCCAACGGCCACGATGCTGCCTTTATCGACCGCCTCACGCTGACCGACCGCGCCATCGATACCATGGCCGCGGGCCTGGAGCAGATCGCTGCGCTGCCCGACCCGATCGGCGAGATCAGCAACATGAAGTTCCGCCCCACCGGCATCCAGGTCGGCCAGATGCGCGTGCCGCTTGGCGTGATCGGCATCATCTATGAGTCGCGGCCAAACGTGACGGTGGATGCCGCGGCGCTGTGCATCAAGTCGGGCAACGCGACCATTCTGCGCGGCGGTTCCGAAGCGATCGAATCGAACGGCGCGCTGGCGGCGCTCATCGAGGAAGGCCTGGCCGAGGCTGGCCTCCCCGCCAACGCCGTGCAGGTTGTGGCCACTACGGACCGCGCGGCCGTCGGCAAGCTGATCACCATGACGGAATATGTCGACGTGATCGTGCCACGCGGCGGCAAGAGCTTGATCGCGCGCCTGATCGAAGAAGCACGGGTGCCGATGATCAAGCACCTGGACGGCATCTGCCACGTCTATATCGACGCCGACGCGGACATCGAGAAGGCCGTGCGCGTGTGCGACAACGCCAAGACGCAGCGCTATGCGCCGTGCAACACGATGGAAACGCTGCTGGTGTCGCGCGATGTGGCCGCACGCGCGCTGCCGCCGCTGGCACGGATCTACCAGGACAAGGGCGTCGAACTCCGGGTGTGCCCGGCCACGCGCGCCACGCTGGAAGCGGCTGGTTTCGGCAATCTGAAGGATGCCGTTGAGGCCGATTGGCACACCGAATACCTCGCCCCGATCCTGTCGATACGCACCGTTGATGGCCTGGATGCCGCCATCGAGCACATCAATACCTACGGTTCCGCGCACACCGATTCGATCATCACGGAGAACTATTCGACCGGCATGCGCTTCCTGCGCGAGGTCGATTCGGCCAGCGTGATGATCAACGCGTCCACGCGATTTGCCGACGGCTTTGAGTACGGCCTGGGCGCCGAGATCGGGATCTCGAACGACAAGCTCCACGCGCGCGGCCCGGTCGGCCTGGAGGGGCTGACCTCGCTGAAGTACGTCGTGTTCGGGCACGGCGAGATTCGCACCTGA
- the phcR gene encoding two-component system hybrid sensor histidine kinase/response regulator PhcR, with protein sequence MDTTPDTVTILYVDDEVQACKWFARTIGVGYEVLTANSVEEAKTVLRDSHERISVVLTDFRMPGADGTELLRFIDAEYGDIATILVTAYADKDLLIQAVNTGRVFKILEKPYQPEDVRRSLQEALALRQDRLLRTQRLMAIDETLAFLAHELNTPLAAISNFARGIRMRVDQTEPTPGALPEIGRAADRVQDNARYCLSVIATFLNSVRNTYGKPGTAVTPNSAGGLIRALFDTYPFTNAQREWVTYRVEDDFPIQTLPNCVMLVLSSLTSNALQALRQTNAPKLEIVAGRGLDPGNTQHMIRIEDNGPGIAPDVLARLTIDPVTTRAEEGGSGMGMIFCTRIMQSFGGAIAIDSAPSAGTRVTLTFP encoded by the coding sequence ATGGACACCACGCCGGACACCGTCACCATTCTCTACGTCGACGACGAAGTGCAAGCCTGCAAATGGTTTGCCCGCACGATCGGCGTCGGTTACGAGGTGCTGACGGCCAACAGCGTCGAAGAGGCCAAGACCGTGCTGCGCGATTCGCACGAACGCATCAGTGTGGTGTTGACGGACTTCCGCATGCCCGGCGCCGACGGCACCGAACTGCTGCGCTTCATCGATGCGGAATACGGCGATATCGCCACCATTCTGGTCACCGCATATGCCGATAAGGACCTGCTGATCCAGGCTGTCAACACTGGGCGCGTGTTCAAGATCCTGGAGAAACCCTATCAGCCCGAAGACGTTCGGCGCTCGCTGCAGGAGGCGCTGGCCCTGCGCCAGGATCGCCTCTTGCGTACCCAGCGCCTCATGGCAATCGACGAAACGCTGGCCTTTCTTGCGCACGAGTTGAATACGCCGCTGGCGGCCATCTCGAACTTTGCCCGCGGCATCCGCATGCGCGTAGACCAGACGGAGCCGACGCCGGGTGCGCTTCCCGAAATCGGCCGCGCTGCCGACCGCGTGCAGGACAACGCTCGCTACTGCCTCTCGGTGATCGCCACGTTCCTGAACTCCGTGCGCAACACTTACGGCAAGCCGGGCACAGCCGTCACACCCAACAGCGCGGGCGGGCTGATCCGCGCGTTGTTCGATACGTACCCGTTCACGAATGCGCAACGCGAATGGGTGACGTACCGGGTGGAAGACGACTTCCCGATCCAGACACTGCCGAACTGCGTGATGCTGGTGCTCTCGTCGCTCACGAGCAATGCCCTGCAGGCGCTGCGGCAGACAAATGCGCCGAAGCTTGAAATCGTCGCCGGCCGTGGGCTGGATCCCGGCAACACGCAGCACATGATCCGCATTGAGGACAACGGCCCCGGCATCGCGCCGGACGTTCTCGCACGGCTGACCATCGACCCCGTGACGACGCGCGCCGAAGAAGGCGGCAGCGGCATGGGCATGATTTTTTGTACGCGGATCATGCAATCGTTCGGGGGAGCGATTGCGATTGACTCTGCACCCAGCGCAGGCACGCGCGTGACTCTGACGTTCCCATGA